One Chordicoccus furentiruminis DNA window includes the following coding sequences:
- a CDS encoding phospholipase D-like domain-containing protein gives MRQEDRTHVKINLTRMLFVILSLALQCFWFVTLASTAEQYAPWVSAVYQFLPVIIVLLIYSRRTNAQFKMPWMILITAFPLLGVCLFLLFGRHHGTRRIRRIFRQLDHETAGLLRQDASVLRSLRDEDEGLANESRYLRICGGFPLCREEDSRYYSDSADAFRDQLEEIRSAKRFIFLEYHCIEDGSSFARMLELLKTKAEEGLDVRILYDDLGSMLFINRKFIRKITESGIRCRRFNPVLPFLNVFMGNRDHHKIMVVDGRVAFTGGYNLADEYFHVTCPYGEWKDTGIRFTGAAVDSVTLTFLKMWNAVRRTDSDPGRYLRAGRAADSACSPFPVPQAAGMPGISDTKSASSRGAPQSGTGHNGSLSPELRSDPAAQAGGYIQPYSDSPLDHIHIGEDVYMNIIRNARRYVWFSTPYLVLTDEMICELTGAARRGVDVRILTPGRPDKRIVYSATRSYYAELLRAGVRIYEFTPGFNHAKLCVSDDSAAVIGTINLDYRSLFLHFENAVLLMKSHIVHEVRDDLASLFPVSRRISGAYPERRGPVIRIWQCLLRLIAPML, from the coding sequence ATGAGACAGGAAGACCGGACGCATGTAAAGATCAATCTGACCAGAATGCTCTTTGTCATTCTGTCTCTGGCGCTGCAGTGCTTCTGGTTCGTCACGCTCGCCTCGACGGCGGAGCAGTACGCCCCCTGGGTCTCGGCGGTCTACCAGTTTCTTCCGGTGATCATCGTTCTCCTGATCTACTCCCGCCGGACCAATGCCCAGTTCAAGATGCCCTGGATGATTCTCATCACCGCTTTTCCGCTGCTTGGCGTCTGCCTGTTCCTGCTGTTCGGGCGGCATCACGGAACCCGGAGAATCCGGAGAATCTTCCGCCAGCTGGATCATGAGACGGCCGGCCTTCTCCGTCAGGATGCCTCCGTGCTCCGCTCGCTTCGGGATGAGGACGAAGGGTTAGCCAACGAATCCCGCTATCTGCGGATCTGCGGCGGCTTTCCGCTCTGCCGGGAAGAGGACAGCCGCTACTACAGCGACAGCGCGGACGCGTTCCGGGACCAGCTGGAGGAAATCCGCAGTGCGAAGCGCTTCATTTTTCTCGAATATCACTGCATCGAGGATGGTTCCAGCTTCGCCCGCATGCTGGAGCTGCTGAAGACAAAGGCGGAGGAAGGTCTCGATGTGCGGATTCTCTACGACGACCTCGGGAGCATGCTGTTCATCAACCGGAAATTCATCCGGAAAATCACGGAGTCAGGAATCCGTTGCCGCCGTTTCAATCCGGTGCTGCCGTTTCTCAACGTCTTCATGGGAAACCGGGATCATCATAAGATCATGGTCGTGGACGGCCGGGTGGCCTTCACCGGCGGCTACAATCTGGCGGACGAATACTTTCACGTCACATGTCCCTACGGAGAATGGAAGGACACCGGAATCCGCTTCACCGGCGCGGCGGTTGACAGCGTCACGCTGACTTTCCTGAAGATGTGGAACGCCGTGCGGCGAACCGACTCCGACCCGGGCCGGTACCTTCGGGCCGGCAGAGCCGCAGATTCGGCCTGCAGTCCCTTTCCGGTACCGCAGGCAGCCGGAATGCCGGGCATTTCGGACACGAAATCCGCCTCTTCCCGCGGAGCGCCGCAAAGCGGAACGGGTCATAACGGAAGCCTTTCCCCTGAACTGCGTTCCGATCCCGCGGCGCAGGCCGGCGGCTATATCCAGCCCTACTCCGATTCTCCGCTGGACCACATCCATATCGGAGAGGACGTTTACATGAACATCATACGCAATGCCCGCCGGTATGTCTGGTTCTCGACTCCTTATCTGGTGCTGACGGACGAGATGATCTGCGAGCTGACCGGCGCCGCCCGCCGCGGCGTCGATGTCCGGATCCTCACACCGGGCCGGCCGGACAAGAGAATCGTCTACTCCGCCACCCGCTCCTACTACGCGGAGCTTCTCCGTGCCGGCGTCCGGATCTATGAGTTCACGCCCGGCTTCAATCACGCCAAGCTCTGCGTCTCGGACGATTCGGCCGCGGTCATCGGCACGATCAACCTGGATTACCGGAGCCTTTTTCTTCATTTTGAAAATGCGGTGCTTCTCATGAAATCCCATATCGTGCATGAGGTCCGGGACGATCTGGCCTCGCTCTTTCCGGTCAGCAGGCGGATCAGCGGAGCGTACCCTGAGCGGAGAGGACCGGTGATCCGGATCTGGCAGTGCCTGCTGCGGCTCATCGCGCCGATGCTCTGA
- a CDS encoding ISL3 family transposase, with the protein MNYTHTESDGQLAFSENRYTFLSIPSRLEGFNNSDTSVHRAASGREVLCFNGKLDLADADRRCPKCGSRMHINGHRDLTLRHLCFGGSLSAIHFDRVQLICKCGHSHMQSVPFKADGHQISVELYQYTRDLLALGTYTLKQVAEITGLGKNTVKALDLKRLKELYTIDGTKLIRPEQPAKMLAIDEFKLHNGHRYATHIIDLDTGHILWISHGKKKQVVYDFIDHVGLEWMDSVEAVACDMNSDFQEAFEEKCPWIQPVFDYFHIVKNFNDKVVSEVRKDEQRRLYEEGLMEEARALKKTRYILMSSRSTLQAKDAQARTGEPISRSGSIFPKEEYVRKEGYEARYDELLSQNKLLFTLDLIKERLSLSYTRTDEARMADDITWIMDTCSASGNSHLQWFGRLLGNHFEGIIAHATYKISSGKMEGINNKIKVLRRQAYGLPDDDYFFLRLFDASRKGYIRNPLSHKICD; encoded by the coding sequence ATGAATTATACACATACTGAGTCCGATGGACAACTGGCATTCTCTGAAAACAGATATACTTTTTTAAGCATCCCCTCCCGGCTGGAAGGCTTTAATAATTCTGACACAAGCGTACACCGGGCAGCTTCCGGCCGCGAAGTGTTGTGCTTTAACGGCAAGCTCGATCTGGCGGATGCTGACCGCAGATGTCCAAAGTGTGGAAGCCGTATGCACATCAACGGTCACCGGGATCTTACGCTCCGGCATCTTTGCTTTGGCGGAAGCCTCAGTGCGATCCATTTTGACCGCGTGCAGCTCATCTGCAAATGCGGACATTCCCATATGCAGTCTGTTCCGTTCAAAGCAGACGGCCATCAGATATCTGTGGAACTGTACCAGTATACCAGGGATCTGTTGGCACTTGGCACTTACACGCTCAAGCAGGTAGCTGAGATCACCGGGCTCGGAAAGAACACGGTCAAAGCCTTAGACCTTAAGCGCCTGAAGGAGCTCTATACCATCGACGGCACGAAACTGATCAGACCGGAGCAGCCGGCAAAAATGCTTGCCATTGATGAGTTCAAGCTCCACAACGGCCACCGCTATGCCACCCACATCATAGATCTTGATACCGGCCATATCCTCTGGATCTCCCATGGGAAGAAAAAGCAGGTGGTCTATGACTTCATCGACCATGTCGGCCTGGAATGGATGGACTCTGTCGAGGCCGTCGCCTGCGACATGAACTCCGATTTCCAGGAGGCTTTTGAGGAAAAATGCCCCTGGATACAGCCGGTGTTCGATTACTTCCACATCGTAAAGAACTTCAACGACAAGGTGGTCAGTGAAGTCCGCAAGGACGAGCAGCGCCGCCTGTATGAGGAAGGCCTTATGGAGGAGGCAAGGGCTTTAAAAAAGACCCGTTACATCCTGATGTCAAGTCGATCAACGCTTCAGGCGAAAGATGCGCAAGCCAGGACAGGTGAGCCGATCAGCCGGTCCGGTTCCATCTTTCCCAAGGAAGAGTACGTCCGGAAAGAGGGTTATGAAGCAAGATATGACGAACTTCTCAGTCAGAACAAGCTTCTGTTCACGCTTGATCTGATTAAGGAGCGTCTGTCTCTTTCCTACACCCGCACTGATGAAGCCCGTATGGCGGATGACATCACCTGGATCATGGATACCTGCAGTGCATCCGGAAACAGTCATCTTCAGTGGTTCGGAAGACTCCTTGGAAACCACTTTGAGGGCATCATAGCCCATGCAACTTATAAAATCTCCTCTGGCAAGATGGAGGGCATCAACAACAAGATCAAAGTCTTACGGCGACAGGCCTACGGACTTCCGGATGACGATTATTTCTTCCTCAGGCTGTTTGACGCCAGCAGGAAGGGTTATATTCGCAACCCCTTATCCCATAAGATTTGTGATTGA
- a CDS encoding asparaginase, protein MENKRIVILNTGGTLSSVMKENGLAPGLRTSDIQKEIRMVSRGIDLETQDLCSLDSANIFPEDWTNLAGKVAELRRECDGIVIIHGTDTMAYTSSMLSFMLRNIDIPVVLTGSQLSMVNPVADAMENLRCAVHMAASGAPGVFVAFNRKVMLGCRTSKVRSLSFDAFDSINYPDVARISSLGMKVNRGTLPVRQGVFRLCGTYSDKVFMLKLFPGMHRSVLRALADQGYRGIYIEAFGVGGMPFMKHDLIDEIADLCSRGITVLVGTQCRYEGSNLNVYETGRRALEAGVLQALDMTSESAVTKLMWVLGRTEDRQEIRDYFSVSLCNEVTLS, encoded by the coding sequence ATGGAAAATAAAAGGATTGTGATTCTGAATACCGGCGGCACGCTCTCCTCGGTGATGAAGGAAAACGGGCTCGCACCGGGACTCAGGACCAGCGACATACAGAAGGAAATCCGCATGGTGTCCCGGGGGATCGATCTGGAGACGCAGGATCTCTGTTCGCTGGACAGCGCCAACATTTTTCCGGAGGACTGGACGAATCTCGCCGGGAAGGTGGCGGAGCTGCGGCGGGAATGCGACGGGATCGTGATCATCCATGGAACGGACACGATGGCCTACACGAGCTCCATGCTCTCTTTCATGCTTCGCAACATTGATATTCCGGTGGTGCTCACGGGATCGCAGCTTTCCATGGTGAACCCGGTCGCGGACGCGATGGAAAATCTGCGCTGCGCCGTCCATATGGCGGCCAGCGGCGCGCCCGGCGTGTTTGTCGCTTTCAACCGGAAGGTGATGCTCGGGTGCCGGACCTCAAAGGTGCGCTCGCTCTCCTTCGACGCGTTTGACAGCATCAACTACCCGGATGTAGCGAGGATCAGTTCGCTCGGCATGAAAGTGAACCGAGGAACGCTGCCGGTCCGGCAGGGCGTGTTCCGGCTCTGCGGAACCTATTCGGACAAGGTCTTCATGCTGAAGCTGTTTCCGGGCATGCACCGGTCGGTTCTGAGAGCGCTGGCGGATCAGGGCTACCGGGGGATTTACATCGAAGCCTTCGGCGTCGGCGGCATGCCTTTCATGAAGCATGACCTGATCGACGAGATCGCGGACCTTTGCAGCCGGGGCATCACCGTGCTGGTGGGGACCCAGTGCCGGTACGAGGGAAGCAATCTGAATGTGTATGAGACCGGCCGGCGGGCGCTGGAGGCGGGCGTCCTGCAGGCACTGGACATGACCTCTGAATCCGCTGTGACCAAGCTGATGTGGGTGCTGGGACGGACGGAGGACAGACAGGAGATCCGGGACTATTTCTCGGTCAGCCTCTGCAACGAGGTGACGCTTTCCTGA
- a CDS encoding branched-chain amino acid ABC transporter permease, with protein MNTKEKLTDSNLFRLLVFVLLPAVFLTACAFHPKGYLTGIVILIGIYIVLTASLNLINGFSGMFSMGHAAFMAIGAYISAFFTLPPQVKNNMCPDLPGWLKQTQIPMLPSLVIGGLCAAVVALIIGFPVVRTKGHYLSVVTLALIVIVRAVIDNQDGVTHGSKGLTGLPATANVGTVYLGVVVTAFVLYRITHSDYGRGLVAMRDDPVAAQTLGINLVRKKISCFAISAFFAGIGGGLWAHYLTTISSSNFYFSKSFDIVEMSIIGGMFSLSGAIPGAIFYTVVPELLAPLEGGLRIGGIQLPSMFGLSNIIMAVLLILLIIFRGQGIMGNSEIIFDAWFSKDTYLALFRKDEYSRLARLLKCGKAARS; from the coding sequence ATGAATACAAAAGAAAAACTGACAGATTCCAATCTGTTCCGCCTGCTGGTCTTTGTCCTTCTGCCTGCCGTCTTTCTGACTGCCTGCGCGTTTCATCCGAAGGGCTATCTCACCGGCATCGTGATTCTGATCGGTATCTATATTGTCCTGACTGCCAGTCTGAACCTGATTAACGGCTTCAGCGGCATGTTTTCCATGGGGCACGCGGCGTTTATGGCGATCGGTGCCTATATATCCGCCTTTTTCACGCTGCCGCCTCAGGTGAAGAACAATATGTGCCCGGATCTTCCGGGCTGGCTGAAGCAGACGCAGATCCCCATGCTGCCATCACTGGTGATCGGCGGACTCTGCGCGGCGGTCGTCGCGCTCATCATCGGGTTCCCGGTGGTCCGGACCAAAGGACACTATCTCTCCGTCGTGACGCTGGCGCTGATCGTGATCGTCCGGGCCGTGATCGACAATCAGGACGGCGTGACCCACGGCTCAAAAGGGCTGACCGGACTACCGGCGACGGCGAACGTGGGAACCGTCTATCTCGGCGTCGTCGTTACGGCGTTTGTACTTTACCGGATCACCCATTCGGATTACGGAAGAGGACTGGTGGCGATGCGGGACGATCCGGTTGCGGCTCAGACGCTGGGCATCAATCTGGTCAGAAAAAAGATCTCCTGCTTTGCGATCAGCGCCTTCTTTGCCGGGATCGGCGGCGGGCTGTGGGCCCACTATCTGACGACAATTTCTTCCTCCAACTTTTATTTTTCCAAGAGCTTTGACATCGTCGAGATGAGTATCATCGGCGGCATGTTTTCACTCAGCGGCGCGATCCCGGGCGCGATCTTTTACACTGTGGTGCCGGAACTGCTGGCTCCGCTGGAGGGCGGTCTTCGGATCGGAGGTATCCAGCTTCCGTCCATGTTCGGACTGTCCAACATCATCATGGCTGTGCTGCTGATCCTGCTGATTATTTTCCGGGGGCAGGGCATCATGGGGAACAGCGAGATCATCTTCGACGCCTGGTTCTCGAAGGATACCTATCTGGCGCTCTTCCGGAAGGACGAGTACAGTCGGCTGGCACGGCTTCTGAAGTGCGGCAAAGCCGCACGTTCCTGA
- the istB gene encoding IS21-like element helper ATPase IstB → MMTAKEQTGILDDINGYCKKLFFTAAIPEMCQTDGTPKQIEYLRDALKKEIENREINHIHRLIKRACFPVYKTFDGYDFCQTKLPPALAKEDLLNVSFIEKKQNLVLYGPVGLGKTHMAIAAGVLACKKGYKVRFYTVTELVLKLAEARKNGTLERLRTTLNQQDLLILDEWGYVPVDRDGSELLFQVISDSYESRSLILTTNIEFSKWGGIFTDEQMAAAMIDRLVHHGHLIMFDGKSYRMQHALMRQTVPRNEEIVS, encoded by the coding sequence ATGATGACAGCAAAGGAACAGACCGGGATACTCGACGACATCAACGGTTACTGCAAAAAACTGTTTTTCACGGCAGCAATCCCAGAAATGTGCCAGACGGATGGTACCCCTAAGCAGATCGAGTATCTGCGCGATGCCCTCAAAAAGGAAATCGAAAATCGGGAGATCAATCACATCCACCGGCTGATCAAACGAGCCTGCTTCCCCGTTTATAAAACCTTTGATGGCTATGACTTTTGCCAAACCAAACTGCCTCCAGCTCTGGCAAAAGAGGATCTGTTAAATGTCTCTTTCATCGAAAAGAAGCAGAACCTGGTTCTCTATGGACCAGTGGGGCTTGGGAAGACACACATGGCAATCGCCGCAGGCGTACTGGCCTGCAAAAAAGGCTATAAGGTGCGTTTCTATACGGTGACTGAATTGGTTCTGAAACTCGCCGAGGCGCGAAAAAACGGTACGCTGGAGCGCCTGAGAACAACTCTTAACCAACAGGACCTGCTGATCCTCGATGAGTGGGGGTATGTGCCGGTAGATCGGGATGGATCCGAGCTGCTTTTTCAGGTGATATCGGACAGCTACGAAAGCAGGAGTCTGATTCTGACCACAAATATCGAATTTTCAAAATGGGGAGGCATCTTTACGGATGAACAGATGGCTGCCGCGATGATTGACCGTCTCGTCCATCATGGACACTTAATCATGTTCGACGGGAAAAGTTATCGGATGCAGCATGCATTGATGCGCCAGACAGTACCCCGGAATGAAGAAATCGTGTCCTGA
- the istA gene encoding IS21 family transposase encodes MTQKTGADPKTIKKYLEKEDFSDNPVTVSPKASILDPFKPVIRQWLEEDRKHWCKQHHTAQRVYDRLVEEQGYTGSYETVQRYLKKIRKDVQNKASQELVWDPGYAQVDFGEADFYEDNRCVRRKYLVVSFPFSNDSYTQLFCGENAECVCQGLEDIFTHIGGVPPVLIFDNATGVGHRVHDKVIETEMFKKFRAQYRFQVRYCNPESGWEKGNVENKVGTIRRNLFVPAPHYHDMVEYNKTLLPMNERKAAKPHYKKLQLIKDLFKEDQKQFLSLPSRPFDVCRYDWFKADGYGKVCIDGKHYYSTKPELHNQKVLIGIRAHYIDVLEENGQLIVRHRRQYGDVRTDVSDYSTTLSVLSRNAGAWNNSGIRKELPDPLRDYLDGLEKPELKEKLRLMSGLNDEYGYRAAVDAMTMSLKNGDVNSSDATIIAQRITGYGIDTPPESGPSLEVYDRAFLGPGREDEAS; translated from the coding sequence TTGACCCAAAAAACCGGTGCTGATCCAAAAACCATAAAGAAATACCTGGAGAAGGAGGATTTTTCGGACAACCCAGTTACGGTTTCGCCAAAGGCATCCATTCTTGATCCGTTTAAACCGGTGATCAGGCAGTGGCTTGAAGAGGACCGAAAACACTGGTGCAAACAACATCATACAGCACAGCGGGTCTACGACCGGCTGGTTGAGGAACAAGGTTATACAGGCAGCTATGAGACAGTACAGCGGTATCTGAAAAAGATCCGTAAGGATGTCCAGAACAAAGCTTCGCAGGAACTGGTCTGGGATCCCGGCTATGCTCAAGTGGATTTCGGAGAGGCGGATTTCTATGAGGACAACCGTTGCGTCCGCAGGAAATATCTGGTCGTTTCGTTTCCGTTCAGCAATGACTCCTATACTCAGCTCTTCTGTGGTGAAAACGCAGAGTGCGTCTGTCAGGGACTTGAGGATATCTTTACCCACATCGGAGGAGTTCCGCCGGTCCTGATCTTCGACAATGCTACCGGAGTCGGCCATCGGGTACATGACAAAGTCATCGAAACCGAGATGTTTAAAAAGTTCCGTGCTCAATACCGCTTTCAGGTCAGGTACTGTAATCCGGAATCCGGCTGGGAAAAGGGCAATGTCGAGAATAAAGTAGGGACGATCCGGAGAAACCTCTTTGTGCCAGCGCCACACTATCATGACATGGTCGAATATAACAAGACTCTGCTCCCAATGAATGAGCGCAAGGCTGCCAAGCCTCATTACAAGAAGTTGCAGCTGATCAAAGATCTCTTCAAAGAAGATCAGAAGCAGTTCCTGTCCCTTCCATCAAGGCCATTTGATGTATGTCGGTATGATTGGTTCAAGGCGGATGGCTACGGCAAGGTATGCATTGACGGAAAGCATTACTATTCAACCAAACCTGAACTCCATAATCAGAAAGTGTTAATCGGTATCAGAGCTCATTACATTGATGTTCTCGAGGAAAATGGTCAGTTGATCGTACGGCACCGACGTCAATACGGCGATGTACGGACCGACGTTTCTGATTACAGCACGACACTCAGTGTACTTTCCCGAAATGCCGGTGCCTGGAACAACAGCGGTATACGGAAGGAACTTCCGGATCCGCTCAGGGATTACCTGGACGGACTGGAAAAACCGGAGCTTAAGGAAAAGCTCAGACTTATGAGCGGGCTTAACGATGAGTATGGTTACAGAGCGGCTGTGGATGCCATGACTATGTCCCTTAAAAACGGAGATGTTAATTCATCCGATGCCACGATTATTGCGCAACGCATCACAGGCTATGGTATTGATACTCCTCCGGAGTCAGGACCATCTTTAGAAGTGTATGATAGGGCGTTTTTGGGTCCAGGAAGGGAGGATGAGGCATCATGA
- a CDS encoding TVP38/TMEM64 family protein, with the protein MRHRKGTNGGVRLNRKWVAGVLAAFAVLAICLTVWGMPLIRMLRKPDQMRAYLAERGSMANLVFFAMVVLQVISGFFPAGPFQMAAGYLYGPVRGCLLYDAYAAIGCGTAWVLARTMGRKLLTLMVEEGEIRLPTSEWSDTRAKESLFLVYLVPGMPKDLAPYAAGLSGRVSFARLMVSALAGRLPSIFLTVMGGDSLASGNLKRLLILMIVILASSAMGKMAYERKQEKKR; encoded by the coding sequence ATGAGACATCGGAAGGGAACGAACGGGGGCGTCAGACTGAACAGGAAATGGGTCGCGGGGGTTCTGGCTGCTTTCGCGGTGCTGGCGATCTGTCTTACGGTCTGGGGGATGCCGCTGATCCGGATGCTCAGAAAACCCGATCAGATGAGGGCGTATCTCGCGGAGAGAGGGAGCATGGCCAATCTGGTCTTCTTTGCCATGGTCGTGCTGCAGGTGATCTCAGGCTTTTTTCCGGCCGGACCGTTCCAGATGGCGGCCGGTTATCTGTACGGCCCGGTCCGGGGCTGTCTGCTCTACGACGCGTACGCGGCGATCGGATGCGGCACGGCATGGGTGCTGGCCCGCACGATGGGCAGGAAGCTCCTCACGCTGATGGTGGAGGAGGGCGAGATCCGTCTGCCGACCTCCGAATGGTCGGATACCCGCGCGAAGGAGAGCCTTTTTCTGGTGTATCTGGTTCCCGGTATGCCCAAGGACCTTGCCCCGTACGCAGCCGGTTTGTCCGGACGCGTCTCCTTTGCCCGTCTGATGGTCTCCGCGCTGGCCGGCCGGCTCCCGTCCATCTTTCTGACCGTCATGGGCGGCGACTCGCTGGCCAGCGGAAACCTGAAGAGACTTCTCATCCTCATGATCGTCATCCTTGCGTCCAGTGCCATGGGGAAGATGGCGTATGAGCGAAAGCAGGAAAAGAAACGCTGA
- a CDS encoding ABC transporter ATP-binding protein: protein MFEIRDLVVKYGGITAVDRISLHIDDGETVALIGANGAGKSSTLRAVSGLQRIASGEISFGRQRIDGIGPDRIVQKGIVQVPEGRQIFTRLTVEENLQMGAYVSRDKRQIEDNHERVLSLFPILRERARQSAGTLSGGEQQMLAIGRALMSSPRMLLLDEPSMGLSPIMTDEVFDVLKELKRQKTTIFLIEQNAYDALAISDRAYIMETGRITLEGKSADLMQDTRVRDAYLGGSL from the coding sequence ATGTTTGAAATCAGGGATCTGGTGGTGAAGTACGGCGGGATCACGGCGGTGGACCGGATTTCGCTTCATATTGATGACGGTGAGACAGTAGCGCTGATCGGGGCGAACGGAGCGGGAAAGAGCTCCACGCTGCGTGCGGTTTCCGGGCTGCAGCGGATCGCTTCCGGCGAGATTTCCTTCGGAAGGCAGAGAATCGACGGCATCGGACCTGACAGGATCGTGCAGAAGGGAATCGTTCAGGTTCCGGAGGGGCGGCAGATCTTCACCAGACTGACCGTCGAGGAAAATCTGCAGATGGGCGCGTATGTCAGCCGTGACAAACGCCAGATCGAGGACAACCACGAGCGCGTGCTGTCTCTGTTCCCGATCCTCAGGGAACGGGCGAGGCAGTCCGCGGGCACGCTGTCCGGCGGCGAACAGCAGATGCTGGCAATCGGACGGGCACTGATGAGCTCGCCCCGGATGCTGCTTCTGGACGAGCCTTCGATGGGCCTTTCGCCGATCATGACGGACGAGGTGTTCGATGTTCTGAAGGAACTGAAGCGGCAGAAGACGACGATCTTCCTGATCGAGCAGAATGCCTACGACGCGCTGGCGATCTCGGACCGGGCCTATATCATGGAGACCGGGCGCATCACGCTGGAGGGAAAGAGCGCTGATCTGATGCAGGATACAAGAGTCCGAGATGCGTATCTGGGAGGCAGTCTATGA
- a CDS encoding ABC transporter ATP-binding protein: MATILQAENCSRTFKGLVAVKQFSAKLEEGNIYGLIGTNGAGKTTVINMLSGVLAPTSGKILYKGTDITDWKPDRVAKAGILRTYQNLRLFNKMTVLENVVIGAQMHRGYSFADGLLHTKRYSENEQKYREKAMAMLREVRLESYADVQAASLPYGSQRRLEIARILAADPKLILLDEPAAGMNPQESAELVQMIRHVQETYHLTVLLIEHDMKVIMNLCSYIYAMAQGEVIAEGTPEQIRSDPKVITAYLGRRAHV; encoded by the coding sequence ATGGCCACAATTTTGCAGGCGGAGAATTGCAGCAGAACCTTCAAGGGTCTGGTGGCGGTGAAGCAGTTTTCCGCGAAGCTCGAAGAAGGAAACATATACGGACTGATCGGGACCAACGGAGCGGGCAAAACCACGGTGATCAACATGCTTTCCGGCGTTCTCGCCCCTACTTCCGGGAAGATTCTCTACAAAGGAACCGATATCACGGACTGGAAGCCGGACCGCGTGGCCAAGGCAGGTATCCTCCGGACGTATCAGAATCTGCGGCTGTTCAATAAGATGACAGTACTGGAAAATGTAGTCATCGGAGCGCAGATGCACCGTGGCTACAGCTTCGCAGACGGCCTGCTTCACACGAAACGCTACAGCGAGAACGAACAGAAATACAGAGAGAAGGCGATGGCGATGCTGCGGGAGGTTCGTCTGGAGTCTTACGCGGATGTGCAGGCCGCCTCGCTTCCGTACGGAAGTCAGCGGCGGCTGGAGATCGCCCGGATTCTCGCCGCGGATCCGAAGCTGATTCTTCTCGACGAGCCGGCGGCCGGCATGAACCCGCAGGAAAGCGCCGAGCTGGTGCAGATGATCCGGCATGTGCAGGAAACCTATCATCTGACGGTGCTGCTGATCGAGCATGACATGAAGGTCATTATGAATCTCTGCAGCTACATCTACGCGATGGCGCAGGGTGAGGTGATCGCGGAGGGAACGCCGGAGCAGATCCGCAGCGATCCGAAGGTCATCACGGCATATCTGGGGAGACGGGCTCATGTTTGA
- a CDS encoding branched-chain amino acid ABC transporter permease — MNITYVINMLISGLKLGSIYAIVAIGYSIVYGILRLINFAHGDIMTVGVYMILFLMNSMGVPILASVLISVGFSIGVGLLIERFAYRPLRDRSEEATLISSLAVSALLQNLLQMIFSAQRQPFMLPTSLIQVHRIGNVNLSTVNILTFVITAAFLILTYLMLKKTRIGKAMRACAENLQAARLMGVNVNRVVMTAFAVGSGMAVVAGLLLAGEYKTIYPSLGFVPGLKAFCAAVIGGIGSVGGAVTGAFIIGVAEMLFAGLMPTTMTAYRDAFVFLLMILVLLFCPQGLFGSRETSRS; from the coding sequence ATGAATATCACCTATGTCATCAACATGCTGATCAGCGGACTGAAGCTGGGCAGCATTTACGCCATCGTGGCGATCGGCTATTCGATTGTCTACGGGATCCTCCGTCTGATCAATTTTGCGCACGGCGATATCATGACCGTGGGCGTCTACATGATCCTGTTTCTGATGAATTCGATGGGAGTGCCGATTCTCGCGTCGGTTCTGATTTCAGTCGGATTCAGCATCGGGGTCGGTCTTCTGATCGAGCGGTTCGCCTACCGTCCGCTGCGCGACCGTTCCGAGGAGGCGACGCTGATTTCCTCTCTGGCAGTATCGGCCCTGCTCCAGAATCTCCTGCAGATGATCTTCTCCGCGCAGCGGCAGCCATTCATGCTTCCGACCAGTCTGATTCAGGTTCACCGGATCGGGAACGTCAACCTGTCAACCGTCAACATCCTGACGTTCGTTATCACGGCGGCGTTCCTGATTCTTACCTACCTGATGCTGAAGAAGACGAGGATCGGCAAGGCGATGCGCGCCTGCGCGGAAAACCTTCAGGCGGCGCGTCTGATGGGCGTGAATGTGAACCGGGTGGTGATGACCGCTTTTGCCGTCGGATCCGGAATGGCGGTAGTGGCCGGGCTGCTTCTTGCCGGCGAGTACAAGACCATCTATCCTTCGCTTGGGTTCGTTCCGGGGCTGAAGGCTTTCTGCGCCGCCGTAATCGGCGGGATCGGAAGCGTAGGCGGAGCTGTGACGGGCGCGTTCATCATCGGTGTGGCAGAGATGCTGTTTGCCGGGCTGATGCCGACCACGATGACCGCATACAGGGATGCTTTCGTGTTCCTTCTTATGATCCTTGTGCTTCTGTTCTGCCCGCAGGGACTGTTCGGGAGCAGAGAGACGTCGAGAAGCTGA